The window TGGCTCAAGTTTAAGCATTGACCTAGTAATTTTTTGGACTTAAATCACGTGATCTTAAAAGTTCAAGCTACTAATAGTAATGGATTTGGATTGTTACATAGATCTTAACAATCACATTCACATCACATGTGAGATGTGAGATATCACAATCTCACCAGCTCAAATCCTTGATGTCCTAATTAAAGCCCAAGTCCAAGATCTTACTAAAACAATGTGAAAGTCCACATCAGACTAACACAAGCTTTGATATCATTTTTAACAATCTATGTCCAAGCACTGATTTAACAATTCAGGTCCATTACTATTAGCAACTTAAGTTTAAGCTTTTGAGAGTCACGTGATTTTGACCCGAAATGTTAGTAAGCAAGTACTTGGACTTGGATCATTACAGActattattactattaatctaattttttgatacttattactaattaatttaattatcaatCAACAATTCacattcaaaattcaaaattttatattatatgattactcctaatcccaattTCTATTATCAAAAGTTTggtttcttatttttatatctCTTTGAATTATTCGATTTAGTTTATATATGTACTTTGCTTCTTTGATCTATtcttatttgtatttttgtaTTTCAACAGcttgatgaattattttattttttattttcttatgtaAATTGTTTTACTGCATTCatatcaataaattttcatcaaaatcaattatcCTTCTAATTGTCAAAATCGTTATGACATTGTTTTTTAACACGCGTGCTTCCAACTTAACTTTTTTCACTCTATTTTATGCtgctatttttattttaaatataaaaaattattataaaagaaatcatTCTTCTGCATGGTATGAGTTTAAATCTAGTACTTTCATAAAATAGagtaaaaaaaacttattgaaataacaaattcttaatttcagaGTTTTTacattgaaattaaaaaaaaaacccatgaaaatttatataaaatattgcAAGAGCAGGAGGTTAATCAGCAAACACCCTTTAATCGAATGAAAATCTAAATTGTAAGATGAAATAGCAAAAAATGGTTAttgaatatattattaaatgaattaaaatagGAGTGGCAGGTGAAACATCAACAACCagcattaattatttaattgcCCCTGTcgataattttctttcttttttcttttttttttttttaggttcGTCAATCCTACATCGTTCCCAATAACTAAAGTCCAATAATTAAAGTGGGACTGATTTAACTGTTAAATACAACTTTTAAAGTTTAATATTATCTTTATTGAATGATCCTCGGACTTTGACgagacaaataaaaaatgactaaaagaataaataaacgAAAAGAAAACTTCACCACATATTCACGTTATTCCCGTACAATAATTAACGGAATTAGGCAAGCCCAATCAGTGCCCTCAGATAAAGACTTGTTCAAGGAAAGGAAATGGAAGAGGCATTGCTAGGtggaagagaggaagaaaaatggagggCAACGTGGAGTGCCTTTTGGGAGGAGCTAAAGATGGTGAGCTATATTGCGGTGCCGATGGTGGCGGTGATGGTGTCGCAGTACCTTTCGCAGGTCATATCGTTGATGATGGTTGGACACCTTGGGGAGCTTGCTCTTTCCGGGATTGCCATAGCTTCCTCCGTCACTAATGTCACTGGCTTCAGCTTTGTAGTAATgttctctctctccctttctAGCTCTTTGTGTTGTTCAGTTGCAAATTTGCAGGCGTAAGCATCTTAGTCTGGATAGACGTTGAAACTGGTGAacacatatattaatttgtaGCAGAGTATAGTTCAAACTGTATCACGCCAGCATATTAAAGTAAAATGAAGAGCTCACGTAACATGCACAGCTCAAAAAATCAACTCTTATGAAAAGTTTTCTGTATTCTTTTCTCCCCAAGCAACCGATTAAGCAATAGATTTAGCAATTGCTCTAACTGCATTTAATTAGCCTAACTCATGAAATggtttgtcaaaaaaaaatgtgttcgGCTTATTTAAGACttgattattaaattaaagaaacctAAACACTCTGTTAGACACCTAATTTTAAGTTCCCTGaagattttgttgaattttttatctaagagatttttattttatgcataATAAGAAAGTGTCAACTttgattttcttcatttaaaagaaaacatggcTCATAAATCTTCCCTAAAGATCTTATACAATTTTTATGGGCAAAGTCTTCGCCCAAAGCCTAAATCATTTGTCGAAGACTCGAGACATTTTGTTAAAGTTTGGTCCCACAGGCCATAAATAAAGGTCTTTTTCCCATTTTGGGACCTGGTTTTTAATTATGGCAAAAACGCATGGAGGCTAATAATTCCAGTGCAGGCCATAAATAAAGGTCTACTTCATTTTGGGACCTGGTTTTTAATTATGGCAAAAGTTTGGTGTTACAATTTCGCTAGTAGGTCATGGAGGCTAATAATTCCACTGCATGGTCTAGCCCATAAATTATAGGCCCAATTATTATCTCAAATTTGTTAGGACTTTTGAATAATGAAgtgtatattttttatggtaCTGGCAGCTTTTTCTCCATTACTTTCATTTCATAGCACATTGgagacaacaaaaaaaaatctttaaaatttatttagatatttaaaatgtttattttattacttatttatgcttaatttttggaattttttgtATTAGCAAAGTCTTCATTCTCAATATGAAATTAGTGACATTATCTTCATGTGCCAAATAGTTTGGAATGGCTGGTGCACTGGAAACTCTATGTGGACAAGCTTATGGAGCACAACAATATCAAAAGCTTGGAACTTACACTAACTGTTCAATGGTTTCTATCATTCCAGTTTGTAATCCAATATGTTTTCTCTGGATATTCATGGACCAGCTGTTAGTATTGTTGGGTCAGGACTTTGAAGTTGCAATGGTAGCTTGCAGTTATTCAATCTGGCTTATACCTGGATTGTTTGCCTATCCATTTCTCCAGTCATTAATTCGCTATTTCCAGTGTCAGGGCTTGATCCCTCCCATGTTCTTGAGCTCTTGTGCAGCTCTATGTCTCCATATACCCGTCTGCTGGATTCTACTACACAAAACAAATCTAGGAATTATTGGGGCGCCTTTATCAACCGGATTATCTTTCTGGTTTAATGTAGTATTGCTTGGGATTTACATGAGATACTCTTCATCATGTGACAGGTCCCGTGCCCTCATCTTCAACGACATTTTCTTAAGCATCAAGGAGTTTTTTAGCTTTGCACTCCCTTCTGCTGTGATGGTTTGGTAATGTACAAATCATTTTTGGGTATTCTGCGTTTTATCGCTTTTgggttttattttgtttgcaGTTTCTAGTAATATTCTCTTTCATAATGGTAATTGTAGTCTTGAGTGGTGGTCATTTGAGGTACTTAAACTGCTATCAGGACTTTTACCAGATTCAGTGTTTGAGACATCAGTTCTTTCCATATGGTAAACTTCTAAACCAGTAAGTTtgtgtttaaaaacttaaatctTCTGTTCAGTTTTTAATTTCTATGTAAGGGTTTCAAAAAGAAGGATGCTAATCTCTCTCGACTTTTGCTATGAGAAGCCTTACAACCACTTCATTTCACTACCTCGTACCATATGGGATTAGTGCTGCTGCAAGGTTAAATCCATAATTTTTCCTTCTATACAATTGTGCCAATATATTAGCaataaacatgtttttttaCTCTAAAATGTATGATCTTTATGACTTTAATGGAATATATGCCTCAGCTACCTGACAGCACTCGGGTCTCAAATGAACTAGGAGCTGGAAATCCACAAGCAGCTAGACTATCTGTAAGTGCGGCAATGGTACTTGCAGCGATAGAGCCAATCATGGTGGCAATTACTCTCTTTTGTTGCCGCTACGTTTATGGATACTTATTTAGCAACGAAAAGGAAGTTGTCAATTATGTTAGAGAAATGATTCCGCTACTTTGCATCTGGGTTATAATGGACAGCGTACAAGCAGTACTTTCTGGTCAGTGCTTACGaattagataaaaaatgtTGCTTAGCTTTTAGAGATGAAATCAGCCATATAATTCTTGCTTTTTTGTGTTAATTAGGTGTTGCCAGAGGAACTGGGTGGCAGCACATCGGAGCCTATGTGAATCTTGGTGCATATTACCTTTTAGGAGTTCCAGTAGCTGTGGTGTTGTGTTTTGCTCTAAATTTGAGAGGGAAGGGGCTTTGGATTGGAATATTGGCAGGGTCTACGGTTCAAGCATCGCTCCTTGCTCTCGTTACTGGCTTAACAAATTGGCAAAAACAGGTTTTCTGTTATAAAATGGTCGATGTAATATATGTAGAGAGTAGCTTAATTCTGCAGACAAAGCATAACTTTGTTGAAAATTGCAGGCAAGCAATGCAAGGGAGAGAATGTTGGAGGGGAGTGTCCCAGCCAACAATGAATCGGCTTGAACAAGCAGAAAacagaggaaaggaaaggcgATGATACgtaaaaagagaaatatgTCATTCCTAATTTTAGTTGCAACCCCAGTTTGTCTGTTGACCTTTGCCCTCAACAGATTTCAAATCTACCCTTTCAGCCATGCATGGAGTACTAAGCAAGTGAGCAATCCCAAAATCGTTTCAGTCCATTTTGAGTTTCATCATAAGAAGAGAAATCTAATAGTATAAAGTTTACTATATATTATTTCTTGCGGATGAAGTCTTGTTTCAACGACAAGACGGATACcttaaaaatcatttcaagttAGAATATTTTGATTTGTCTTTTGGCTTTGAGGAGCTTCATGGATAAGAATATTTTGATTGAGAAAACACATCACCTATGCCACTACCTTAATTGGAAGAACTTATTGCATTCCTCTAAAGTTGAAAAAACTACTAGTTGCTAGCGCCAAATGCAGCTTCCCTGAGCAATTTCCTCTAATCAATTTACTTGTAGTAAATTTTGGGTATTCAGTTtctcatataattaaaaattacaatattCATTACCtcgatgattttttttttttgttaaaaagaaaaaaaaaatcattggGTTGGAAACTTTACATCCAAATACTAACCATCTCATCAGgaatcaaaattataattacaaaaaaatttaaatgggaagaaaattttaatttatgcaaCAAGCAATAgattcatataaaaatttatgacACTTCTAAAAACAAGAGAAATCACACACAGAGCAGGGGGAATAGGGAAGGAAAAGCGACATAACCTCCAAGTGCTTCAAAGAGAGACAATAAAGTTCCTTATTTTCCTCGACTGGCAGCTTTGCTTGTGGGCTGTAGTGCTGGTATATAAACTCCAAAGGCAATTACCTGTAACATCTTAAGTACACTAGTATGGTGGAGGAGGGCCATTCCAAGGCGGAGGTGGTCTATATGAATCAAAATATGGTGGTGGAGGGGGTCCAGGAGGGCCGGGAGGTGGTGGAAAAGCATGAGGAGgcggtggtggtggtggacCAGCTGGTGGATGATGGTGATgtggtggtggaggaggtggCGCATAGTACTCAGGACGAGGTGGCGGAGGTGGTGGCGGTGCACCATACACgtgtggtggtggtggtggtggtgcaAAAGGGTCCCATGGGGGAGGTGGTGGTGCAAAAGGGTCTTGTGGAGGCGGCGGCGGTGCAGAAGGGTGTGGTGGGTGCCTACGGAATGCCATTGTTGTGATAGAAAAACCTATTCATCCACTAAATGCTGATGTTAGTCAGGATCTGGATTGGATTTGCTCATATAGAATGGAATTGAAGGACTTGAAAAGGAAGTTTCCAGATGTAATTAATTCATTTGAGACTGTTAGTTGGATTACTGGCAGATTAAACGTGTgcacatttttcttttccaggAAAGAATTCCATTGCTCaataatatcaattttcttttacagGTGTGGAGCTCTCAATTTTTTGCTTGTCTTTGTCAAGGTTAGGTGGTATGAGCATTTTCTACTGGTAAGGCTCACAATAGCCACGTATcgaattataaaattatttctcaaaccaaaaaaataatttaaatatttcgaTTGAAAATTCAACTAAATGTGAGCAGAAAGATATCTAATGACTAGCCGTTTCACGCAGCTTATGCGTaggttttttctttccttatttttttaagctaAAAGTTGGGTCATATAcgaattttgaaaaacaatttttattaaattagaaATTCATTTTTGGAAgttagaaattgaaatttaaattaactatAGTTTTCAAAAGAGTTATAAATAAATTCGTAgataaattcaataaaaaattttaattaacgatataaatattttttttgaaagttaattaatgatataaatattgaatttatcttatttttagattttaaacaaaatacaCATGTTGTTTAAACATATAATGTGCtttatttttaacaagttATTTACTTTAAAGTAATTATTCTATTATTCCCAGTAAAACTTCAAGTGTTGAATTGTCTTAAGACAACATGATATAGTCGATTGATAGTCAATTTCAATTTAACATCATTTAACATCcttgaaattaaattcatttcccagttattctaaaaaaaaaatataattttttttaaaaagtaaagtaCACCAATGACgtttcaaatttatttgttgAACAAATCCAACAACAACGCACGAGtacttaattataaaaaacatTATGTAATATATCATCaatagaatttaaaaatttcatcgAATATTTTAGAAGATTGTCATATACTTGCACCCGATCATTTGACTCGTTAATTGGTGCATTATCCTTTCCCTAAAGAATAGAGTTCAAATCTCTTtccctaattataaaaaaaaattatcatatacttcattaaaatatatttaaaaattttaattaattaatataataaataaaaagccatgaaataattttcttacaatatatataataagttcttaattataatttataataaagctcaaacacttgaaagtaatatttatggatttttgatgaaataagATGCGAACCACGGTTggcataataataatatgaaattgatgataattATGAATAATGAGAATCTCCGTATGCATTTATCAATGTACTTTGTATATTGGTCGAAACTATATGAATTAATTAGTTATGATTATTTGTAGTGTGCTATTATATCTGTCAATAGTAGGATGCTGGCTAAATTTTCTCAACAAATGTTTCTGTATCTGTTCAAGAATTTGAACATATATTTGTATACCAACAAGAAAATACATGAGATTGATTCAGAAATAAGCCAAAACGATAGCTAAATTATTATGAGCTATAATGACTGATTGAAGCATAGGAAAATAAAGAATAGCACTGCCATGCCaagttataaaaaaataaaaattgcacAAGAATTTGCTCATGATGCACTAAAGATTATTATGACTGCAGTGTCATTCTTACAATAATGTAAAATGAAGCCATCATCTATCATTGAGCATAACaatatattcatttatttgttGATACAATACTAATTCTATGAGAATCTATTCAAATTGGTATGCTCTAAGCTAGTAAGGGGGCTGCGGAGGATGATGAGGCCCTGGGGCAGGAGGTGGAGGAGGTCCTGGTGGACCTGGAGGAGGTGGCGTGTGCTCAAACAAAGGAGGTGGTGGACGGTGTGGATTGAACGGAGGTGGTGCAAAAGGATTAGGTGGAGGTGGTGGAGGGTGAGAAAATGCGGGTGGCGGCGGTCCAGGTGGCCCGGGTGGTGGTGCAAAGGGGTCTGGTGGAGGTGGTGGGGGATGCCTGTGGTGAGTCATGCTCGTGAGGAAGTAGTTGAGTAAATGAATGTTTGTGGCTTGGGGCTGGACTTGTTTATATAGATATTATAGAAGGATGTAGAAACCAGAAATATAGTGTATATGACTAGTAGTTGAATCGTGAAACTAAGAATATCGGTTCAATTACAAGTTGCAAAAACAGGCAAAATATGGAAAAACTGTggttcaaaatcatttaatgctTGTCCCATAAGGAATTTGATAAAAACAGAGACGTCAGAAATCTATCCAGGTGCGATTAACATTGACTCGTGATGATTTCATGGCAAGTCATATTTGATGAAACTATTCGACCTACCAAAAGTCCAAAACCGTGGTCATTTTCGATTGAACTGAAGACTCAACTGCCAATGGGAGATCCAACTTAGTCCAATTTCTTAGCCACGAAGGGTTGAGATTGGAGACCTTATTACactatatatattgtcataatttttttaacaaaaaaataaaaaaagaagaagaaagaaaggcaAGAGgcattttcatattaaagtACATAAACAGTAAAGTTCccaacaaaatgaaaatgtgGCAGGAGAGATATGTCATGGCCCAATCGGTTTGGGCTTACAATCCAACTATCCAAGGTTGTGGGTCGTATCTCTTTGCAGTCAAGCATTTTCAAAGAGaggctttctttttctatttcgTCCAATCCAACgcttcaatttatttttatctttaaaaagcTATTCTTCATAGAGAGTCTAATTACCATCGGAAATCCTGTTTTAATTAGCGAAGAGATCAAAGCATTTAACCgaataatttcctttttaatttaactaataattaattattgtgTCAAAAAGTTTCTTTGTATGTTaataatagaaagaaaataattaaagaaatttaaatcattaaatccttgtaaataattaattatgcaTTTAATTTTCTCTAAAGATTATTCTCCTAGACCTCTTTTAGTTAGCAGTTAggctttgaatttttctttttttacattGAGACTTCAACTTTCTATTCAATTCTTTCTACATCTAATAtgaattataaaatttgaaattgatttttttattaattaaaagaaatttatacaatattatttctaattatattataatagtATTTCAATCTAGTGTtattatatactattttacttttatttcatttttttggataaatcattgattatatatatatatatccataatataaattattccaAAGACGGAAAAGCAACAACAAATCCAATATTACAACTATTGGAATATATGTTAGATTATATGATGGAAATAAGAATAAGAATAACAATATTACTATTTGTTATGCAAGTGCACGGCATTCATAATTATAGCTACTCAGACATGCTACATTAAGTGAGGGGATGAAAGGTGATGACAGAAGAATAGAGAGCACAAAGGAGTGAAATGCAGGCTCCATGCATCTCATCATCTGTGCTCTCTATCTTCTGTCAACAACATCACCAGTTCCTCCTCATCTATAGTCACAAAAAGAATCAGTTAAAAGTAATTGTAGAGATAGACAGATAGGAGGGAGATACTTGGAGACTCTGGCTACCTCTGATCTCTTCAATGGAGAGAAAGTAGAATACTACTGTTGATACTTTTCTGGAGGGAGGTAGAAAGAAGAGTTGTGCTTTTGAGAGCTATGGATGACCTAAGATGATTTCTACATCCCTATTTATAGTGAAACTCTACCTCCTTTCTCCCTCACTATTACTTGGTTTTGATGTCACACGAGACTCctttgaataatatttgtaCATGTCAGCATTAGTCTTGCAAATCATTTTAGGATCAGATGGCATATACTTCATTCTTGTTTGCGATAACACAAGACTTGGATAGATACATATACCATAGAAATAAGGGATAAACATGTCTTATAGATCAATGTAAAAGTTaaaagagggagagagagagagaggaggaggAGAAGGAATAGACAACACATTGTAACCGACAACAATTAGTTGCAAGTAAGGAGACTCTCTTGTTTTCAAGGGTCAGTAAACATACATATGCTCCTTAAACCTAATCAATGCGTAATTTATCTCACCTATTAGGGAGGGGGGAATCTAACATATATAGAAAGAAGACTGTAATTAATTCGAAATTGATGGCTCGGCGGTTTCTATgattaatttctttaatttagaAGGGGATTACTGGTGGTGATCTCTAGACTTAATACTAGGCCATCATGCCAATTTTTTCGGCAACAAAacgcatatcatgcatattacAACTGATGGATTATTTGTACATAGATATAAATTCAATGGGAGTGGATTACACTTTGTCAACTCatcaacaatttataaaatgatttttaatattaatagttaattAGTATTAACTATATCATGTCAGtttaagttttttaaattattttatatattcaatcaaatctCTTAAGGTTACAATTAGAGAAAAATGTTATATAAGTTgttcattttattattcaacatcaattaaattttgaatttgttagATACAGAATGTCTATCCTAAATTAATATGGGTGATGATGTGAtaagttatattttatattaatatagaTTATATACGTGGTGGATGTATGTTTGTAAAATTTTGCATAAAAAAGaagttacaaaagaaaaaaaagtgggTGTATCTACTTGTACAGTtaaacttttgtaaatttgtGACTACCAACCAATGTCACGCTGAAAACTAGTGGAAATTAACTTCAATTCACATGGACAAATGCTGAGAAGAAAACTAAATGGCATGACATCCGTAGTTGGTGAGCCAAGAACTGAACACGAAATACACATTGGGTGACACTAGAAAGAGAGATGGAGTGGGGTAGGGTGGGGTGCGTGAGGGATTTGGCGTGCATGCAAGTTGAGAAGAAAGCAGAGAACGGGATAGATAGCCTTGAGCATCCCCGTCGCAATATTAAAGCCTTATCCTGCTAACTCTCATCTGTCGCCTTTTGACAAGTATAAACTGGGGCGGTGGGCATTCATCATTCCACATGGCATTACCCCCTCCAccctctcttcttcttttctctaaaTATTCGATTCTCACAACCAAACCAACACATGCTTGCCCCCGCATCGACTCATCCAGATCCAAGCATTTACTTTGTATTCGGTAATTAACTCACTTCATGGAtctattttactttttcttatCTACAGTGTTTGTAGACATTTGATAAGTTTAattacttaaaatattttttatttaatacactaatttcatcaaattcaaaaataaatatacatcaattataattttttttataagtacCTTAGTTGGTACCTATACGCACTTGTTGacattttctatctttttaaCAAAGAATAATTACAACTTATGCTACtcaatcaaaatttgaatgtaaaaaataatttaagaaggTTAGTGTTTGTTGGCGGAAAAATGAAGAGTGACATTAACTTACAATTCGGTAGATTGATGGAAAAAGTTATTAACAGTTATTTctattgaataataatttctCTAGTGAAGTGGTGAAAACATATGAGGTTATTGTGATAGGAATAAAGGAAGTGTtacaaataagtaaaagatATAATGGAGGCGACGGAGAAAAAGATTGGAACTATCCCTAAAGTATTTAGGGCATGCTTGGTTGGAGAAAATGGAATAGCCATTCCTCCCCTATTCTCATTTTTAAGATAAAGCTGCATTTGGTTCAATGGAATAGCTATTCTTCAGAATAATCATTCCAAAAGAAGCCTGAATAGCCATTACTAAAGCCCCCTTAGTAATAGCTATTTCAAATTGttaggaataaaaaaaaattgattagacAAATAtacctttttataattttaaaaattaccttataaaaaaaatactaaacctattttttctctctcgtCCTcacttcttctctctctaaagcacaaaagacacaaaattttttacttcattttcaaaaaaaagaaaataaaaatatttaaatattatttaatatattaatattgtttcactataataaatattataaagcatattatttaatattattatttgaatataataaNTTataaatattagtattttttaatattattatttgaatataataaatgtaataaataatattatttagtattatttgaatttaatgaagaatatattttatctttaatattaaatattatttaataaaaggtttaattatcttataatacaaaatattattaaattataataaaaatatgtttatattttggtgaatatattatttaattatagtaaaagttattttgatttgttgctcagaatatttttatctttgaataaaataaattttttaatttgaataaagagtatttatttctcatcattgtctttttgtcttttaattaaaaaatcttaaaattttaataaaatgtatttttatcatttacccattattccttaaccattcttaaaattattcctGCCAACCAAATAATAGAATAAGTAATAATAGCAATTTCTATCCTATTTCATTCCCATGAACCAATCtacataataactattcttcCTCTATTCTATTCTTTTGGAATGactattatattttcattctattcTTTCCAGTGAACCAAGCATACTTAGTGTTATAACAAGTAAAAGAGAATAGGTGAGAAGTAGAATAAGGGCTGAGAATAAGTGACGGAAGAGTACTGTATTATCAAAGCACTAGAGTAAGACTGAGAATAGTATAAGGAAGGACTAAAGAGAAGAGAATTAGAAAGAGAAACTAAGAGTGAAAATATGTTTGCACTAGCTCtagaaattttctttcaaaatgaattgtcaaagttttatatatataaagccACCAGAGGAAATAGTTACTCAAAAAAAAGCTTTAATGCACTTAATGAGTAACAATATTAAGAAGAGCTTTAATGAATATAATGAGTAATAGTTACTGTAACTCATACTGTGGTCATTTAA is drawn from Theobroma cacao cultivar B97-61/B2 chromosome 4, Criollo_cocoa_genome_V2, whole genome shotgun sequence and contains these coding sequences:
- the LOC18601982 gene encoding protein DETOXIFICATION 8 isoform X2, encoding MEEALLGGREEEKWRATWSAFWEELKMVSYIAVPMVAVMVSQYLSQVISLMMVGHLGELALSGIAIASSVTNVTGFSFVFGMAGALETLCGQAYGAQQYQKLGTYTNCSMVSIIPVCNPICFLWIFMDQLLVLLGQDFEVAMGLIPPMFLSSCAALCLHIPVCWILLHKTNLGIIGAPLSTGLSFWFNVVLLGIYMRYSSSCDRSRALIFNDIFLSIKEFFSFALPSAVMVCLEWWSFEVLKLLSGLLPDSVFETSVLSICLTTTSFHYLVPYGISAAASTRVSNELGAGNPQAARLSVSAAMVLAAIEPIMVAITLFCCRYVYGYLFSNEKEVVNYVREMIPLLCIWVIMDSVQAVLSGVARGTGWQHIGAYVNLGAYYLLGVPVAVVLCFALNLRGKGLWIGILAGSTVQASLLALVTGLTNWQKQVFCYKMVDVIYVESSLILQTKHNFVENCRQAMQGRECWRGVSQPTMNRLEQAENRGKERR
- the LOC18601982 gene encoding protein DETOXIFICATION 8 isoform X3, with the protein product MEEALLGGREEEKWRATWSAFWEELKMVSYIAVPMVAVMVSQYLSQVISLMMVGHLGELALSGIAIASSVTNVTGFSFVFGMAGALETLCGQAYGAQQYQKLGTYTNCSMVSIIPVCNPICFLWIFMDQLLVLLGQDFEVAMVACSYSIWLIPGLFAYPFLQSLIRYFQCQGLIPPMFLSSCAALCLHIPVCWILLHKTNLGIIGAPLSTGLSFWFNVVLLGIYMRYSSSCDRSRALIFNDIFLSIKEFFSFALPSAVMVCLEWWSFEVLKLLSGLLPDSVFETSVLSICLTTTSFHYLVPYGISAAASTRVSNELGAGNPQAARLSVSAAMVLAAIEPIMVAITLFCCRYVYGYLFSNEKEVVNYVREMIPLLCIWVIMDSVQAVLSGVARGTGWQHIGAYVNLGAYYLLGVPVAVVLCFALNLRGKGLWIGILAGSTVQASLLALVTGLTNWQKQASNARERMLEGSVPANNESA
- the LOC18601982 gene encoding protein DETOXIFICATION 8 isoform X1; this translates as MEEALLGGREEEKWRATWSAFWEELKMVSYIAVPMVAVMVSQYLSQVISLMMVGHLGELALSGIAIASSVTNVTGFSFVFGMAGALETLCGQAYGAQQYQKLGTYTNCSMVSIIPVCNPICFLWIFMDQLLVLLGQDFEVAMVACSYSIWLIPGLFAYPFLQSLIRYFQCQGLIPPMFLSSCAALCLHIPVCWILLHKTNLGIIGAPLSTGLSFWFNVVLLGIYMRYSSSCDRSRALIFNDIFLSIKEFFSFALPSAVMVCLEWWSFEVLKLLSGLLPDSVFETSVLSICLTTTSFHYLVPYGISAAASTRVSNELGAGNPQAARLSVSAAMVLAAIEPIMVAITLFCCRYVYGYLFSNEKEVVNYVREMIPLLCIWVIMDSVQAVLSGVARGTGWQHIGAYVNLGAYYLLGVPVAVVLCFALNLRGKGLWIGILAGSTVQASLLALVTGLTNWQKQVFCYKMVDVIYVESSLILQTKHNFVENCRQAMQGRECWRGVSQPTMNRLEQAENRGKERR
- the LOC18601982 gene encoding protein DETOXIFICATION 8 isoform X4, with the translated sequence MAGALETLCGQAYGAQQYQKLGTYTNCSMVSIIPVCNPICFLWIFMDQLLVLLGQDFEVAMVACSYSIWLIPGLFAYPFLQSLIRYFQCQGLIPPMFLSSCAALCLHIPVCWILLHKTNLGIIGAPLSTGLSFWFNVVLLGIYMRYSSSCDRSRALIFNDIFLSIKEFFSFALPSAVMVCLEWWSFEVLKLLSGLLPDSVFETSVLSICLTTTSFHYLVPYGISAAASTRVSNELGAGNPQAARLSVSAAMVLAAIEPIMVAITLFCCRYVYGYLFSNEKEVVNYVREMIPLLCIWVIMDSVQAVLSGVARGTGWQHIGAYVNLGAYYLLGVPVAVVLCFALNLRGKGLWIGILAGSTVQASLLALVTGLTNWQKQVFCYKMVDVIYVESSLILQTKHNFVENCRQAMQGRECWRGVSQPTMNRLEQAENRGKERR
- the LOC108661798 gene encoding leucine-rich repeat extensin-like protein 3, whose product is MAFRRHPPHPSAPPPPPQDPFAPPPPPWDPFAPPPPPPHVYGAPPPPPPPRPEYYAPPPPPPHHHHPPAGPPPPPPPHAFPPPPGPPGPPPPPYFDSYRPPPPWNGPPPPY